A genomic segment from Anaeromyxobacter sp. encodes:
- a CDS encoding RNA polymerase sigma factor: protein MTTEEVSALYERFGYSVYRRCLRILREPARAEDALQDVFVRVLRYGSGYRGGSVLSWLLRIADRAALDRLHRDGGRSPADPEKAKAPELPTGLLQEPEAARLVSELLAGLPRPLQEVALLTYLDGLTAAEIATELGCSSMTVKRRLRALHEQARALVGERAEVHDVEEQA from the coding sequence ATGACCACCGAGGAGGTCAGCGCGCTCTACGAGCGCTTCGGCTACTCCGTCTACCGCCGGTGCCTGCGGATCCTGCGCGAGCCGGCGAGGGCGGAGGACGCCTTGCAGGACGTCTTCGTGCGGGTGCTCCGGTACGGGAGCGGGTACCGCGGGGGCTCGGTGCTCTCCTGGCTCCTGCGCATCGCCGACCGCGCCGCCCTGGATCGACTCCACCGGGACGGAGGGCGGTCCCCGGCGGACCCCGAGAAGGCGAAGGCCCCCGAGCTCCCCACCGGGCTGCTCCAGGAGCCGGAGGCGGCCCGCCTCGTGTCCGAGCTGCTCGCGGGGCTGCCACGCCCGCTCCAGGAGGTGGCGCTCCTCACCTACCTGGACGGCCTCACGGCCGCCGAGATCGCCACGGAGCTCGGGTGCTCGTCCATGACCGTGAAGCGGCGCCTCCGGGCGCTGCACGAGCAGGCGCGCGCCCTCGTCGGCGAGAGAGCGGAGGTCCACGATGTCGAAGAGCAGGCCTGA
- the ybeY gene encoding rRNA maturation RNase YbeY: MPRHAAPPAPGPDRAGQAVSVDARSRHPDGAAAARRLARTARRYLAALGRHPAELSVLVVTDGMIRGLNRRWRGKDRATDVLSFPLTEPPGSGTHLGDVVVSLDTATRRARGERRSLAAELDRYLAHGLLHLLGHDHERPADAGRMAAAEAALVGGEGLVGAARMVGRSGWIPTRTSTSTRSRSGSTARGTRARRWPAASSR; the protein is encoded by the coding sequence GTGCCGCGCCACGCCGCGCCGCCCGCGCCAGGGCCGGACCGGGCCGGCCAGGCGGTCAGCGTCGACGCCCGCAGCCGCCACCCCGACGGCGCCGCCGCGGCCCGCCGGCTGGCCCGGACGGCGCGGCGCTACCTGGCGGCCCTGGGGCGCCACCCGGCCGAGCTCTCGGTGCTGGTGGTCACCGACGGCATGATCCGCGGCCTCAACCGGCGCTGGCGCGGGAAGGACCGGGCCACCGACGTGCTCTCCTTCCCGCTCACCGAGCCACCCGGGAGTGGGACCCACCTGGGCGACGTGGTAGTCTCTCTCGACACGGCCACGCGCCGGGCGAGGGGCGAGCGGCGGTCGCTCGCGGCCGAGCTCGATCGCTACCTGGCCCACGGCCTCCTCCACCTGCTCGGCCACGACCACGAGCGGCCGGCGGACGCCGGGCGGATGGCCGCCGCCGAGGCCGCGCTGGTGGGTGGCGAGGGGCTGGTCGGCGCGGCGCGCATGGTGGGCAGGAGCGGATGGATCCCTACGCGGACATCGACCTCGACTCGGAGTCGGTCTGGCTCGACGGCGCGTGGCACACGCGCGAGGCGCTGGCCCGCCGCATCAAGCAGATGA
- a CDS encoding DUF4388 domain-containing protein, which produces MALKGTLEDFGIAEILQLIGQQAKSGVLHLESRDDVIHISMADGNVVRAESAGRKAREKLGTLLVRADLITEQELAEGLDIQKRTLRRLGDILVEQGAVSVADLREMTALQTTETVYKLFHWKSGTYAFEPGDVEWDPETVSPLRAESVLMEGFRQVDEWPLVRKRITSLAMTFQRLRPLGPERRGRKEGEVTNEIEGAFAALEAGQQGGGGEGEGGGKADAAVGRAERRAYELAEPGRPVADIVDLSRLGEFETSKALLTLVNQGYLAPAAPARDRPGAVGAYARDWQQRLRTLATRLVATLAIAGLLAGLAAWVDERGVAWGEGPGAAAVRDNAPQRFLARSQVARLRGALEVFRLEQGRYPDQLDELVGAGLASPRDLRYPWTEQYHYRRVPEGRFVLLPPVE; this is translated from the coding sequence GTGGCGCTCAAGGGCACCCTCGAGGACTTCGGGATCGCCGAGATCCTCCAGCTCATCGGCCAGCAGGCCAAGAGCGGGGTGCTGCACCTCGAGTCGCGCGACGACGTCATCCACATCTCCATGGCCGACGGCAACGTGGTGCGCGCCGAGTCGGCCGGCCGCAAGGCCCGCGAGAAGCTGGGCACGCTGCTGGTGCGGGCCGACCTCATCACCGAGCAGGAGCTGGCCGAGGGCCTCGACATCCAGAAGCGCACCCTGCGCCGCCTGGGCGACATCCTGGTGGAGCAGGGCGCCGTGTCGGTGGCCGACCTGCGCGAGATGACGGCGCTGCAGACCACCGAGACCGTCTACAAGCTCTTCCACTGGAAGAGCGGCACCTACGCCTTCGAGCCCGGCGACGTGGAGTGGGATCCGGAGACGGTGTCCCCGCTGCGCGCCGAGTCGGTGCTGATGGAGGGCTTCCGGCAGGTGGACGAGTGGCCGCTGGTCCGCAAGCGGATCACCTCGCTGGCCATGACCTTCCAGCGGCTGCGGCCGCTCGGGCCGGAGCGGCGCGGCCGCAAGGAGGGCGAGGTCACCAACGAGATCGAGGGCGCCTTCGCCGCGCTGGAGGCCGGCCAGCAGGGCGGCGGGGGAGAGGGCGAGGGCGGCGGCAAGGCCGACGCGGCGGTGGGGCGCGCCGAGCGGCGGGCCTACGAACTGGCCGAGCCGGGGCGCCCGGTGGCGGACATCGTGGACCTGTCGCGCCTGGGCGAGTTCGAGACCAGCAAGGCGCTCCTCACCCTGGTCAACCAGGGCTACCTGGCGCCGGCGGCCCCGGCGCGAGACCGGCCCGGCGCGGTGGGGGCCTACGCGCGCGACTGGCAGCAGCGGCTGCGCACCCTGGCCACCCGCCTGGTGGCCACCCTGGCCATCGCCGGCCTGCTGGCTGGCCTGGCGGCCTGGGTGGACGAGCGCGGCGTGGCCTGGGGCGAGGGGCCCGGCGCCGCGGCGGTGCGCGACAACGCCCCGCAGCGCTTCCTGGCCCGCTCCCAGGTGGCCCGCCTGCGCGGGGCGCTGGAGGTCTTCCGGCTGGAGCAGGGCCGCTACCCCGACCAGCTCGACGAGCTGGTGGGCGCCGGGCTGGCCAGCCCGCGCGATCTCCGCTACCCCTGGACCGAGCAGTACCACTACCGGCGCGTGCCCGAGGGCCGCTTCGTGCTCCTCCCGCCGGTGGAGTGA
- a CDS encoding PilZ domain-containing protein has product MSPAGATPVASRVLVVGSDADVTTALHLHLDRAGHAMYCVPGPADLETFLRVVAPHVVVLMLPASPDAAWGGALTAAAGAARVGVRVVMIGPAREIVEPLAAVAGAERALSRAEALARPLLVVERTPAAAALAQLAGQAARPPAPPAQAGRPSPPPAAQASPALSEAGNQPPLRTAPAPAVDLMTLIDEELVDEPRSRPAPARVEVNVSLVSEHNFYVGSTRHIDSGGVFIATALPPVVGTRLQVRLGLADGRKIDLEGEVAFVREKNATTGRQPTGCGVKLMGLPGWASDAIDRFVMARQPIVYAPR; this is encoded by the coding sequence GTGAGCCCGGCCGGCGCCACTCCGGTGGCGTCGCGCGTCCTGGTGGTTGGCTCGGACGCCGACGTCACGACCGCGCTGCACCTCCACCTCGATCGGGCTGGCCACGCGATGTACTGCGTGCCCGGTCCCGCCGACCTGGAGACGTTCCTGCGCGTGGTGGCGCCGCACGTGGTGGTGCTCATGCTGCCGGCCTCACCGGACGCCGCCTGGGGTGGCGCCCTCACCGCCGCCGCCGGGGCCGCCCGGGTGGGCGTGCGGGTGGTCATGATCGGGCCGGCCCGCGAGATCGTGGAGCCGCTGGCCGCGGTGGCGGGCGCCGAGCGGGCCCTCTCCCGCGCCGAGGCGCTGGCCCGCCCGCTGCTGGTGGTGGAGCGCACCCCGGCCGCCGCGGCGCTGGCCCAGCTGGCCGGCCAGGCGGCGCGCCCGCCGGCGCCACCGGCCCAGGCCGGCCGGCCCTCGCCGCCCCCCGCGGCCCAGGCCTCGCCGGCGCTCTCCGAGGCGGGCAACCAGCCGCCGCTGCGCACCGCCCCGGCGCCGGCGGTGGACCTGATGACGCTCATCGACGAGGAGCTGGTCGACGAGCCCCGCTCCCGGCCGGCGCCGGCCCGGGTCGAGGTCAACGTCAGCCTGGTGTCGGAGCACAACTTCTACGTGGGGTCGACCCGGCACATCGACTCCGGCGGGGTCTTCATCGCCACCGCCCTGCCGCCCGTGGTGGGCACCCGCCTGCAGGTCCGGCTGGGGCTGGCCGACGGCCGCAAGATCGACCTGGAGGGCGAGGTGGCCTTCGTGCGCGAGAAGAACGCCACCACCGGCCGCCAGCCCACCGGCTGCGGCGTGAAGCTGATGGGCCTGCCCGGCTGGGCCTCCGACGCCATCGACCGGTTCGTCATGGCCCGGCAGCCGATCGTGTACGCGCCGAGATAA
- a CDS encoding PhoH family protein: MSEPAPRPSVRLDFPDNDRVRALCGVHGEHLKLIERRLGVQVGLRGGQVIVAAADAARLEVAERLVRQLYGLLEEGFPLHLEDVDQATKLAVQGVALRDVFGDTVFVSARHRIITPKGLAQKRYVQAIRDQDIVFGIGPAGTGKTYLAMAMAVAALVERKVKRIVLTRPAVEAGERLGFLPGDIAEKVNPYLRPLHDALFDMVDDDKANAFMERGTIEVAPLAFMRGRTLNDAFIILDEAQNTTTEQMKMFLTRLGYGSKAVVTGDVTQVDLPSGRPSGLLEVQRVLKGVEGIAFCGFTEVDVVRHPLVQEVVRAYEAFEADKARLAEERAAARAGERGKE, encoded by the coding sequence GTGTCCGAGCCCGCCCCCCGCCCGTCCGTCCGCCTCGACTTCCCCGACAACGATCGCGTGCGCGCCCTGTGCGGCGTGCACGGCGAGCACCTCAAGCTGATCGAGCGCCGCCTGGGCGTGCAGGTGGGGCTGCGGGGCGGCCAGGTCATCGTGGCGGCCGCCGACGCGGCGCGGCTGGAGGTGGCGGAGCGGCTGGTGCGCCAGCTCTACGGCCTGCTGGAGGAGGGCTTCCCGCTCCACCTGGAGGACGTGGACCAGGCCACCAAGCTGGCGGTCCAGGGCGTGGCGCTGCGCGACGTCTTCGGGGACACGGTCTTCGTGTCGGCCCGCCACCGGATCATCACGCCCAAGGGGCTGGCGCAGAAGCGCTACGTCCAGGCCATCCGCGACCAGGACATCGTCTTCGGCATCGGCCCGGCCGGCACCGGGAAGACCTACCTGGCCATGGCCATGGCGGTGGCGGCGCTGGTGGAGCGCAAGGTGAAGCGCATCGTCCTGACCCGCCCCGCGGTGGAGGCGGGCGAGAGGCTGGGCTTCCTGCCGGGCGACATCGCCGAGAAGGTCAACCCGTACCTGCGGCCGCTGCACGACGCGCTCTTCGACATGGTGGACGACGACAAGGCCAACGCCTTCATGGAGCGCGGCACCATCGAGGTGGCGCCGCTGGCCTTCATGCGCGGGCGGACCCTCAACGACGCCTTCATCATCCTGGACGAGGCGCAGAACACCACCACCGAGCAGATGAAGATGTTCCTGACCCGGCTCGGCTACGGGTCCAAGGCGGTGGTCACCGGCGACGTGACGCAGGTGGACCTGCCCTCCGGGCGCCCCAGCGGCCTGCTGGAGGTGCAGCGGGTGCTCAAGGGCGTGGAGGGCATCGCCTTCTGCGGCTTCACCGAGGTGGACGTGGTGCGCCACCCGCTGGTGCAGGAGGTGGTGCGGGCGTACGAGGCCTTCGAGGCGGACAAGGCCAGGCTGGCGGAGGAGCGGGCGGCGGCCCGGGCGGGGGAGCGGGGGAAGGAGTAG
- a CDS encoding HDIG domain-containing protein: protein MLALLVLLAAVAAAAAALLGPAPAGHLPGPDDLGRPAPVTVRADRDHDLEDLEATGRRRAAAAAAERPVYDEDAGAADEAAARIHAAFALMREEEEALRGQRPVVDAAELGRRYAAQRDAFVARLQVLVRDEDLAALAAARFSEVVEREAAALAARGLEGLVVGDRALLPAAREPGLTVRTLRDGEVTGERVLTDLALVRDLATARGEVAGAAAARLAGQPPALRAAVLHLALGASRPTLVHNQGETERRRAEAAARVRPVGLAVHRGERIVVAGERLEPRHLAVFEAIRARARAEQPDLVRLGVAALVALLALALWRYAAAALPGFHPSVKDAALLAALLVGGVALAAAGQQVADLLGDRLPGLPQAAALALLPLAAGAVVARQALGAEAALVLAVATGLGVGLAAGASLPLALHATVTSLAAAAVGGRWRPRAGLLRAGAAAGLSGALLAAATALQAGRSGTEVVVLAGAAMASGLLLLPPLAWLALQVAAGLLGYLSDGRLRQLANLNHPALKELIVQAPGTYHHAILVGSLVEAGARAIGADDLLGRVGAYYHDLGKIKNPLYFAENQRGRNEHDGLAPSMSALVVKRHVGDGLELARRWRLPRAVAEIIAQHHGTRLIGYFWAKQQKLAEAGEAAGPADEALFRYAGPKPRSREAALVMLADVCEASARTLEAPSVAALEAMVQLRVREVVAEGQLDECELTLGELTAVSRALVDGLVGFHQAGQLVGPPPEAAPARPAVHLVGRP, encoded by the coding sequence CTGCTGGCGCTGCTGGTGCTGCTGGCCGCGGTGGCCGCCGCCGCCGCCGCGCTGCTCGGCCCCGCCCCGGCAGGGCACCTGCCCGGCCCCGACGACCTGGGCCGGCCCGCCCCCGTCACGGTGCGGGCCGACCGGGACCACGATCTCGAGGACCTGGAGGCCACCGGGCGGCGCCGCGCCGCGGCCGCGGCCGCCGAGCGGCCGGTGTACGACGAGGACGCCGGCGCTGCCGACGAGGCGGCCGCCCGCATCCACGCGGCCTTCGCCCTGATGCGGGAGGAGGAGGAGGCCCTGCGAGGCCAGCGCCCGGTGGTCGACGCCGCCGAGCTGGGCCGCCGCTACGCCGCGCAGCGCGACGCCTTCGTGGCCCGGCTGCAGGTGCTGGTGCGCGACGAGGACCTGGCGGCCCTGGCGGCGGCCCGCTTCTCCGAGGTGGTGGAGCGCGAGGCGGCGGCGCTGGCGGCCAGGGGGCTGGAGGGGCTGGTGGTGGGCGATCGGGCCCTGCTCCCCGCCGCCCGCGAGCCGGGGCTGACGGTGCGCACCCTGCGCGACGGCGAGGTCACCGGGGAGCGCGTGCTCACCGACCTGGCGCTGGTGCGCGATCTCGCCACCGCCCGCGGCGAGGTGGCCGGCGCCGCGGCGGCGCGGCTGGCCGGCCAGCCGCCGGCCCTGCGCGCCGCCGTGCTCCACCTGGCGCTCGGCGCCAGCAGGCCCACCCTGGTCCACAACCAGGGGGAGACCGAGCGCCGCCGCGCCGAGGCGGCGGCCCGGGTCCGGCCGGTGGGGTTGGCGGTGCACCGCGGCGAGCGGATCGTGGTGGCCGGCGAGCGCCTCGAGCCGCGCCACCTGGCGGTCTTCGAGGCCATCCGGGCCCGGGCCCGCGCCGAGCAGCCGGACCTGGTCCGGCTGGGCGTGGCCGCCCTGGTGGCCCTGCTGGCGCTGGCGCTCTGGCGCTACGCCGCCGCCGCCCTGCCCGGCTTCCACCCGTCCGTGAAGGACGCCGCGCTGCTGGCGGCGCTGCTGGTGGGCGGCGTGGCGCTGGCGGCGGCCGGCCAGCAGGTGGCCGACCTCCTGGGCGACCGCCTGCCGGGTCTGCCGCAGGCGGCGGCGCTGGCGCTCCTGCCCCTGGCGGCGGGGGCGGTGGTGGCCCGCCAGGCGCTGGGGGCCGAGGCCGCCCTGGTGCTGGCGGTGGCCACCGGACTCGGCGTGGGGCTGGCGGCCGGGGCCTCGCTGCCGCTGGCCCTGCACGCCACCGTCACCTCGCTGGCCGCGGCCGCGGTGGGTGGCCGCTGGCGGCCGCGCGCCGGGCTGCTGCGCGCCGGGGCCGCGGCGGGCCTGTCCGGGGCGCTGCTGGCGGCGGCCACGGCGCTGCAGGCCGGCCGGAGCGGCACCGAGGTGGTGGTGCTGGCGGGCGCGGCCATGGCCAGCGGCCTGCTGCTGCTGCCGCCGCTGGCCTGGCTGGCGCTGCAGGTGGCGGCCGGCCTCCTCGGCTACCTCAGCGACGGCCGGCTGCGCCAGCTGGCCAACCTGAACCACCCGGCGCTCAAGGAGCTGATCGTCCAGGCGCCCGGCACCTACCACCACGCCATCCTGGTGGGCTCGCTGGTGGAGGCCGGGGCGCGGGCCATCGGGGCCGACGACCTGCTGGGCAGGGTGGGCGCGTACTACCACGACCTCGGGAAGATCAAGAACCCGCTCTACTTCGCCGAGAACCAGCGCGGCCGCAACGAGCACGACGGCCTGGCCCCCTCCATGAGCGCGCTGGTGGTGAAGCGCCACGTCGGCGACGGGCTGGAGCTGGCCAGGCGGTGGCGGCTGCCCCGGGCGGTGGCCGAGATCATCGCGCAGCACCATGGCACGCGGCTCATCGGCTACTTCTGGGCCAAGCAGCAGAAGCTGGCCGAGGCCGGCGAGGCGGCCGGCCCGGCCGACGAGGCCCTCTTCCGCTACGCCGGGCCCAAGCCGCGCAGCCGGGAGGCGGCGCTGGTGATGCTGGCGGACGTGTGCGAGGCCTCGGCCCGGACGCTGGAGGCGCCGTCGGTGGCGGCCCTGGAGGCCATGGTGCAGCTGCGGGTGCGGGAGGTGGTGGCCGAGGGGCAGCTCGACGAGTGCGAGCTCACCCTGGGCGAGCTGACGGCGGTCTCCCGGGCCCTGGTGGACGGGCTGGTGGGCTTCCACCAGGCCGGGCAGCTGGTGGGGCCTCCGCCCGAGGCCGCGCCGGCCCGCCCGGCCGTGCACCTGGTGGGCCGCCCGTGA
- the lnt gene encoding apolipoprotein N-acyltransferase — protein MRRLAPLLLVVGSGLLMALALPLVVPWISLRQLDPAGHLEVVAWVALAPLLLALERARSARGAFTLGLVAGLAYFFAAIHWVSHAMTAFGGLPFAVAFLGLTLLVGFMAFHWGLAAAATWALRTRLGWPLALAAPPAFTAAELLRNYLFTGFPWGNLGYTQARTLPVAQLAALTGVYGIAFLVVLVNAALADALSARLAGRPLPRRPLAAAAAALLLTTAGGAFRLAALRRELAAAPVLTVALVQPNLDQGQKNRARDHVAYVLDRLVPLTQQADREGADLVAWPEAAFPAYLRPGTTTLDGGRARLPHLSRAHLLLGAATLEEVRGGPGEARYRVENSSFLVAPDLSVLGRYVKHHLVPFGEYVPLADWLPFLTQVVPGLAPSSPGGALTLLTFPGPDGRPVRLGSMICFDAIFPEIGRGFAAQDPDLLVNPTNDAWYGYSSGPYQFLAIVRLRAVETGRSIARPAYAGVSALILPTGELLPGALEVGPVDPALAPDPPEPPGLLMGRLPIWRGRTPFTSIGDLFALACAAATLAALAVAWRRRPAPPPP, from the coding sequence ATGCGCCGCCTCGCCCCGCTGCTCCTGGTCGTCGGCTCGGGCCTCCTCATGGCGCTGGCGCTGCCGCTGGTGGTGCCCTGGATCTCGCTGCGCCAGCTCGATCCGGCCGGCCACCTGGAGGTGGTGGCCTGGGTGGCCCTGGCGCCGCTGCTGCTGGCGCTGGAGCGGGCCCGCTCGGCCCGCGGCGCCTTCACCCTCGGCCTCGTGGCCGGCCTGGCCTACTTCTTCGCCGCCATCCACTGGGTCAGCCACGCCATGACGGCCTTCGGCGGGCTGCCGTTCGCGGTGGCGTTCCTCGGCCTGACCTTGCTGGTGGGCTTCATGGCCTTCCACTGGGGGCTGGCGGCGGCCGCCACCTGGGCGCTGCGCACCCGCCTGGGCTGGCCGCTGGCCCTGGCCGCGCCGCCCGCCTTCACCGCCGCCGAGCTCCTGCGCAACTACCTCTTCACCGGCTTCCCCTGGGGCAACCTCGGCTACACCCAGGCCCGCACCCTGCCGGTGGCCCAGCTGGCGGCGCTCACGGGGGTCTACGGCATCGCCTTCCTGGTGGTGCTGGTCAACGCCGCGCTGGCCGACGCCCTCTCGGCGCGCCTGGCCGGCCGGCCCCTGCCGCGCCGGCCACTGGCGGCGGCGGCGGCGGCGCTGCTCCTCACCACCGCCGGCGGCGCCTTCCGGCTGGCGGCGCTGCGGCGCGAGCTGGCCGCGGCCCCGGTGCTCACGGTGGCGCTGGTGCAGCCCAACCTCGATCAGGGCCAGAAGAACCGGGCCCGAGATCACGTGGCCTACGTGCTGGACCGCCTGGTGCCGCTGACCCAGCAGGCCGATCGCGAGGGGGCCGACCTGGTGGCCTGGCCCGAGGCGGCCTTCCCGGCCTACCTGCGCCCCGGCACCACCACCCTCGACGGCGGGCGGGCCCGGCTGCCGCACCTGTCGCGGGCCCACCTGCTGCTGGGCGCGGCCACCCTGGAGGAGGTGCGCGGCGGGCCCGGCGAGGCGCGCTACCGGGTGGAGAACTCCAGCTTCCTGGTGGCGCCCGACCTGTCGGTGCTGGGGCGCTACGTGAAGCACCACCTGGTGCCCTTCGGCGAGTACGTGCCGCTGGCCGACTGGCTGCCCTTCCTCACGCAGGTGGTGCCGGGCCTGGCGCCCTCCAGCCCGGGCGGCGCGCTCACCCTGCTCACGTTCCCGGGCCCGGACGGGCGGCCGGTGCGGCTCGGCTCGATGATCTGCTTCGACGCCATCTTCCCCGAGATCGGGCGCGGCTTCGCGGCCCAGGACCCGGACCTGCTGGTGAACCCCACCAACGACGCCTGGTACGGGTACTCCTCCGGCCCCTACCAGTTCCTGGCCATCGTGCGGCTGCGCGCCGTCGAGACCGGCCGCTCCATCGCCCGGCCGGCCTACGCCGGTGTGTCGGCGCTGATCCTGCCCACCGGCGAGCTCCTGCCCGGCGCGCTGGAGGTGGGGCCGGTGGACCCGGCGCTGGCGCCGGACCCGCCCGAGCCTCCCGGGCTGCTCATGGGCCGCCTGCCCATCTGGCGCGGCCGCACCCCGTTCACGAGCATCGGCGACCTCTTCGCCCTGGCCTGCGCCGCGGCCACCCTGGCCGCGCTCGCCGTCGCCTGGCGCCGCCGCCCGGCGCCCCCGCCCCCCTGA
- the prfB gene encoding peptide chain release factor 2, with protein sequence MTPRGPAPWPPPPPSCSPTCPPASPASGGRFDVERKRQRVAEISALSGSPEFWGDAARAQGLLKEKSQLEQVVAAVDKVAAALGDAAALHELAEEARDDATRAEAAEAGAAVAREVEGLEFQKMLSGTHDRAGAIVEVKSGAGGVEAMDWAAMLYRMYQRYCERKGWAVEPADMVAGEEAGISQGSFFVRGEFAYGFLKAEKGVHRLVRISPFDQNARRQTSFAAVDVTPEIDDDIVIDIKEADVRIDTYRSSGAGGQKVNKTDSAVRMTHLPTGIVVAMQNERSQQKNRNMAWKILRSRLYEYEEKRRQVVLDAAEAQKKDIDFGSQIRSYVLQPYQMVKDLRTGVETGKVEDVLDGDLEGLIRPWLMGVRRTDRVVDE encoded by the coding sequence CTGACGCCCCGAGGTCCCGCCCCATGGCCGCCCCCACCGCCGAGCTGCTCGCCGACCTGTCCACCCGCCTCACCGGCCTCCGGGGGTCGCTTTGACGTCGAGCGGAAGCGCCAGCGGGTGGCCGAGATCAGCGCGCTCTCGGGCTCGCCCGAGTTCTGGGGTGACGCCGCCAGGGCGCAGGGGCTGCTGAAGGAGAAGTCGCAGCTGGAGCAGGTGGTGGCGGCGGTGGACAAGGTGGCCGCCGCCCTGGGCGACGCCGCGGCGCTGCACGAGCTGGCCGAGGAGGCGCGCGACGACGCCACCCGCGCCGAGGCGGCCGAGGCCGGCGCCGCGGTGGCCCGCGAGGTGGAGGGGCTGGAGTTCCAGAAGATGCTCTCCGGCACCCACGACCGGGCCGGCGCCATCGTGGAGGTGAAGAGCGGCGCCGGCGGCGTCGAGGCCATGGACTGGGCCGCCATGCTCTACCGGATGTACCAGCGCTACTGCGAGCGCAAGGGCTGGGCGGTGGAGCCGGCCGACATGGTGGCCGGCGAGGAGGCCGGCATCAGCCAGGGCTCCTTCTTCGTGCGCGGCGAGTTCGCCTACGGCTTCCTCAAGGCGGAGAAGGGGGTGCACCGGCTGGTGCGCATCAGCCCCTTCGACCAGAACGCCCGCCGGCAGACCAGCTTCGCGGCGGTGGACGTCACCCCGGAGATCGACGACGACATCGTCATCGACATCAAGGAGGCCGACGTCCGCATCGACACCTACCGGTCGTCCGGCGCCGGCGGCCAGAAGGTCAACAAGACCGACTCGGCGGTGCGCATGACCCACCTGCCCACCGGCATCGTGGTGGCCATGCAGAACGAGCGCAGCCAGCAGAAGAACCGCAACATGGCCTGGAAGATCCTGCGCTCGCGCCTCTACGAGTACGAGGAGAAGCGCCGCCAGGTGGTGCTGGACGCCGCCGAGGCGCAGAAGAAGGACATCGACTTCGGCTCGCAGATCCGCAGCTACGTGCTGCAGCCCTACCAGATGGTGAAGGACCTGCGGACGGGCGTGGAGACCGGCAAGGTGGAGGACGTCCTCGACGGGGATCTCGAGGGCCTCATCCGCCCCTGGCTCATGGGCGTGCGCCGCACCGACCGGGTGGTGGACGAGTAG
- a CDS encoding PilT/PilU family type 4a pilus ATPase — translation MEGQGPLSEDMFHSLLQLAVKRQASDVHFEVGYPPTYRVFGELLAAKYPPLTHADTEAIANFVLQAPGSGYTPLDFREADRSYSLTGVSRFRASIFKQRGTWGAVMRTIPFAIPDFDPLNLPPVIRTIAEARRGLIIVTGATGNGKSTTIAAIINHIIQAERLHVITVEDPIEFLFPGGKGLVIQREVGSDTASYSDALRAALRQDPDIIMVGELRDRESADICLKAAETGHLVITSLHTPDVPRAVGRLVGLFPSDEQDTVRARLADNLQAVVALRLLMRADAAGLIPAVEALLATSTVRELIRNGAKIDDLRSYMENAGTDLGMHSFDQFLYRLHDQKKISLDTALGNATNRADLERRIMMETGGRSA, via the coding sequence ATGGAAGGCCAGGGCCCACTCAGCGAAGACATGTTCCACTCGCTCCTGCAGCTGGCGGTGAAGCGCCAGGCGAGCGACGTCCACTTCGAGGTCGGCTACCCACCCACGTACCGGGTGTTCGGGGAGCTGCTGGCGGCCAAGTACCCGCCGCTGACCCACGCCGACACCGAGGCCATCGCCAACTTCGTGCTGCAGGCGCCCGGCTCCGGCTACACCCCGCTCGACTTCCGCGAGGCGGACCGGAGCTACTCGCTCACCGGGGTCTCGCGCTTCCGCGCCAGCATCTTCAAGCAGCGCGGCACCTGGGGCGCGGTGATGCGGACCATCCCGTTCGCCATCCCCGACTTCGACCCGCTCAACCTGCCGCCGGTCATCCGCACCATCGCCGAGGCCCGCCGCGGCCTGATCATCGTCACCGGGGCCACCGGCAACGGCAAGTCCACCACCATCGCCGCCATCATCAACCACATCATCCAGGCGGAGCGGCTGCACGTCATCACGGTGGAGGACCCCATCGAGTTCCTCTTCCCGGGCGGCAAGGGGCTGGTCATCCAGCGCGAGGTGGGCTCGGACACCGCCAGCTACTCCGACGCCCTGCGCGCCGCCCTGCGGCAGGACCCGGACATCATCATGGTGGGCGAGCTGCGCGACCGCGAGTCCGCCGACATCTGCCTCAAGGCGGCCGAGACCGGCCACCTGGTCATCACCTCGCTGCACACCCCGGACGTGCCGCGGGCGGTGGGCCGGCTGGTGGGGCTCTTCCCCTCCGACGAGCAGGACACGGTGCGGGCCCGCCTGGCCGACAACCTCCAGGCCGTGGTGGCGCTGCGGCTGCTCATGCGGGCCGACGCGGCCGGGCTGATCCCGGCGGTGGAGGCGCTGCTGGCCACCTCCACGGTGCGCGAGCTGATCCGCAACGGGGCCAAGATCGACGACCTGCGCAGCTACATGGAGAACGCCGGCACCGACCTGGGCATGCACAGCTTCGACCAGTTCCTCTACCGGCTGCACGACCAGAAGAAGATCTCGCTCGACACCGCCCTGGGCAACGCCACCAACCGCGCCGACCTGGAGCGGCGCATCATGATGGAGACGGGGGGCCGCAGCGCGTGA